In Phormidium ambiguum IAM M-71, one DNA window encodes the following:
- a CDS encoding dienelactone hydrolase family protein, with protein MPDLDIRTSHVKIPHGDLLIDAYLAEPTGQLSFPGVIVIQEIFGVNAHIREVTERIAKEGYVAIAPAIYQRQAPGYEAGYTSEDIKEGRKYKEQTKASELLGDIQATINYLQTLPEVKPDDFGCIGFCFGGHIAYLAATLPNIKATASFYGAGITTTTPGGGKPTITRTKDIQGTIYAFFGMADASIPGEQVDQIEAELTKNHVHHRIFRYDGVDHGFFCDHRGSYNAQAAEAAWQQVKQLFQMNLVIEN; from the coding sequence ATGCCAGACCTAGATATTCGCACAAGCCATGTCAAAATTCCTCATGGCGATCTGCTGATAGATGCTTACTTGGCTGAACCTACAGGTCAGTTGTCTTTTCCTGGGGTAATAGTAATTCAGGAAATTTTTGGAGTTAATGCTCATATTCGAGAGGTAACTGAACGCATTGCGAAAGAAGGTTATGTAGCGATCGCACCAGCTATTTACCAACGCCAAGCACCCGGATATGAAGCTGGTTATACATCAGAAGATATTAAAGAAGGGAGAAAATATAAAGAGCAAACCAAAGCATCCGAATTACTTGGTGATATCCAAGCCACAATTAATTATCTTCAAACACTTCCTGAAGTCAAACCAGATGATTTTGGTTGCATTGGTTTTTGTTTTGGTGGTCACATCGCTTATTTAGCCGCGACTTTACCAAACATTAAAGCTACAGCTTCTTTCTACGGTGCTGGGATTACAACTACGACTCCTGGCGGTGGTAAACCAACTATTACTCGAACGAAAGATATTCAGGGAACAATCTATGCCTTTTTTGGCATGGCTGATGCTAGCATTCCCGGAGAACAAGTTGACCAAATCGAAGCAGAGTTAACAAAAAATCACGTTCATCATCGTATCTTTCGCTACGATGGAGTAGATCACGGTTTCTTCTGCGATCATCGTGGTAGTTATAATGCACAAGCGGCGGAAGCAGCTTGGCAACAAGTTAAACAATTGTTTCAAATGAATCTCGTAATCGAGAATTAA
- a CDS encoding M10 family metallopeptidase encodes MATTNLPLSLVDIYDESFYRARYPELNSLGSRELYQHLLTVGITQGFDFSPYFDLSFYKSSNPALANFSNRQLIDDFLNRGIDAGLKFSPFFDLEVYRASNPDLNQLSNRELFLHFRNAGVFEGRKTSLIFDPYFYRAANVDLAQLSNRDAFYHVQTNGIEQNREFSQFFDITFFRAANQDIANPSANFVLDNRLLLEQFFIQGLPQNRRFSPFVDLNYYKERNPDLGNLTNTQLLTHLQNIGVYQGRSFSPVVDLNFYRSSNLDLLGLSYKELFEHLQVFGLNEGRPFSPVVDLNTYRNTDPRFQNLTNRELFETFQLSGLSGGVALSNLFDLDFYRKANPDLVAAGLTDAQLLEHFENAGLDEGRRFTPYFDVNYYVNNNPDLIAAGFNTDKSRAFEHFLRFGLEENRPFSQFFDLNYYKNNNPDLRGLTNEQAFRHFIDYGIDEGRRPSILFNPVFYLANNPDLLAKRLTFEEGFEDFQISGFTVPRPASIFFDPDTIAPLVTGPLTDPNLISKWRDIPVGGTLTYSFVTTASAFLYEGPESNVAEVSPQIKDNIRNIMRQFAETININLVEVPDRPPNVGRIRILFSDLPGSLNLSGYVLGPTDSPGDGRNGDIHLNPQVVNEFVQGTGSFGYQTLLFLVGGALGLTDYGSLRGQDGQNAAPDLPLAKDNNTNTVMTLNFIPGSYDGSFASTPMPYDIRALQYLYGASTFNNNDNVYNFGNNNLLEKRTIWDAGGVDTLDFSGWSSLPESVRFNGLDYYFDMNEGGQNTAQIALPRQSPPSPFPTGATYTYTPPNSGGDDTTALTFRTTRYATRIAFGTEIENLYGSQGNDEILGNNLANVIIGNPGNDVIAGAKGPDIIYGGVGADTFVFAPGDGGANPTLADTIADFRKEEGDKIGLALALPFNALTISQGTGVNANDTLIRITATGEYLAVLKGIPAGLLNAGDFVNADVQSFVS; translated from the coding sequence ATGGCTACCACAAATTTGCCATTAAGTTTAGTAGATATATATGATGAAAGCTTCTATAGAGCTAGATATCCAGAATTAAATAGTCTAGGCAGTCGAGAACTTTATCAACACTTACTAACTGTTGGAATTACCCAAGGTTTTGATTTTTCACCCTACTTTGATTTAAGTTTTTATAAAAGTAGTAATCCAGCATTAGCAAATTTCAGTAATCGGCAATTAATTGATGACTTTCTAAATCGTGGTATTGATGCTGGTCTGAAGTTTTCTCCTTTCTTTGACTTAGAAGTTTATCGCGCTAGTAATCCAGACTTAAATCAATTAAGCAATAGAGAATTATTCTTACATTTTCGTAACGCTGGTGTTTTTGAAGGACGTAAGACAAGCTTAATTTTTGATCCCTATTTTTATCGCGCTGCCAACGTTGATTTAGCGCAATTAAGTAACAGAGACGCATTCTATCATGTTCAAACTAATGGGATTGAACAAAATCGAGAATTTTCCCAATTCTTTGATATAACTTTCTTTCGTGCCGCTAATCAAGATATTGCCAATCCATCCGCAAATTTTGTCTTAGATAACAGACTATTACTCGAACAATTTTTTATTCAAGGATTACCGCAAAATCGCAGATTTTCGCCTTTTGTAGATTTAAATTACTACAAAGAGCGCAATCCTGATTTAGGAAATTTAACCAACACTCAATTATTAACGCATTTACAAAATATTGGAGTGTATCAAGGGCGCTCTTTTTCGCCTGTAGTCGATCTGAATTTTTACCGTTCTAGCAACTTAGATTTATTAGGATTGAGCTACAAAGAATTATTTGAACATTTGCAAGTTTTTGGGTTGAATGAAGGTCGTCCTTTCTCGCCAGTAGTTGACTTAAATACTTATCGAAATACTGACCCCAGATTTCAAAATCTTACTAATAGAGAATTGTTTGAAACTTTCCAACTTTCTGGATTATCTGGAGGAGTAGCTTTATCCAATTTATTTGATTTAGATTTTTACAGAAAAGCTAATCCAGATTTAGTAGCAGCAGGGTTGACTGATGCCCAATTGTTAGAACATTTTGAAAACGCGGGTTTAGATGAAGGACGTAGATTTACACCTTACTTTGATGTCAATTACTACGTAAATAACAACCCTGACTTAATTGCTGCTGGATTTAACACAGACAAAAGCAGAGCTTTTGAACATTTCTTAAGATTTGGCTTAGAAGAAAATCGCCCATTTTCTCAGTTTTTTGACTTGAATTATTACAAGAATAACAATCCTGATTTGCGTGGCTTAACTAATGAGCAAGCATTTCGACATTTTATCGACTACGGAATTGATGAAGGTCGTCGTCCTTCTATATTATTCAATCCAGTTTTCTACTTAGCGAATAACCCTGATTTATTAGCTAAACGATTAACTTTTGAAGAAGGTTTTGAAGATTTTCAAATTAGCGGTTTTACAGTACCTCGTCCGGCTTCAATTTTCTTCGATCCAGATACAATAGCTCCTTTAGTAACTGGGCCGCTTACCGATCCAAACCTGATTTCTAAGTGGCGCGATATTCCGGTTGGTGGAACATTAACTTACAGTTTTGTTACGACTGCCAGTGCATTTTTATATGAAGGGCCAGAGTCAAATGTTGCGGAAGTATCGCCACAAATTAAGGATAATATCCGCAATATTATGCGGCAATTTGCGGAAACAATTAATATTAATCTAGTCGAGGTTCCCGATCGACCTCCTAACGTTGGTCGGATTAGAATTTTGTTTTCTGATTTACCCGGTAGCCTGAATTTATCAGGTTATGTATTAGGGCCAACAGATTCACCTGGCGATGGTCGTAATGGTGATATTCATTTAAATCCCCAGGTTGTGAATGAATTTGTACAAGGTACTGGCAGTTTTGGCTATCAGACGTTGCTATTTTTAGTTGGTGGTGCTTTAGGGTTAACTGATTACGGCAGTCTGAGGGGACAAGATGGACAAAATGCTGCTCCCGATCTTCCTTTAGCCAAGGATAATAATACAAATACAGTGATGACGCTGAATTTTATTCCTGGTAGTTACGATGGCTCATTTGCTAGTACACCAATGCCTTATGACATTCGGGCATTGCAGTATCTTTATGGAGCTAGTACTTTCAATAATAATGACAATGTTTACAATTTTGGTAATAATAACCTTTTGGAAAAAAGAACGATTTGGGATGCAGGCGGTGTTGATACTTTAGACTTTTCTGGATGGAGTTCTCTACCAGAAAGTGTTCGTTTTAATGGTTTGGATTATTATTTTGATATGAATGAAGGCGGACAAAATACAGCACAAATTGCTTTACCTCGCCAAAGTCCTCCTAGTCCTTTTCCCACTGGTGCTACTTATACCTACACTCCTCCCAATAGTGGCGGAGATGACACCACAGCTTTAACCTTTAGAACTACTAGGTACGCTACTAGAATTGCTTTTGGAACTGAGATAGAAAATTTGTATGGTTCTCAAGGTAATGATGAAATTTTGGGTAACAATTTAGCCAATGTTATTATTGGTAATCCTGGGAATGACGTTATCGCAGGCGCTAAAGGGCCAGATATTATTTATGGTGGTGTTGGAGCGGATACTTTTGTGTTTGCGCCTGGAGATGGGGGAGCAAATCCAACTTTGGCTGATACGATCGCTGATTTTAGAAAGGAAGAGGGAGATAAAATTGGTTTAGCTTTGGCTTTGCCTTTTAATGCTTTAACTATTTCTCAAGGTACTGGTGTTAATGCGAATGATACTTTAATCCGAATTACTGCTACGGGCGAATATTTAGCAGTATTAAAAGGTATTCCAGCTGGATTACTGAATGCTGGTGATTTCGTTAATGCTGATGTACAAAGTTTCGTTTCTTAA
- a CDS encoding S1 RNA-binding domain-containing protein yields MKSNSTPSPAENLSFSRDDFAKALEAQSYGFEKGQIVRGKVYEYTSDGAFVDIGGKSPAFLPVREASLQGITDLSVLLPLQSEREFLIIREQDAEGQVTLSVKQLEIKAQWDRLLDLQDSGQSVQVRVSGVNKGGVTVDVEGLRGFIPRSHLIDRNNLEDLIGQLLTATFIELDQNRGKLVLSQRLASQSARFSEIELTQLVEGTISSIKPFGLFVDLGGTSGLLHIKQISQNYIESLTNLFKIGQPIKAIVVNLDEGKSRISLSTKVLENYPGEMLENMAEVMDSAEARAERARKNLLGS; encoded by the coding sequence ATGAAATCAAATTCGACTCCTTCTCCAGCAGAAAATCTATCCTTTTCTAGAGATGATTTTGCCAAAGCTCTAGAAGCGCAAAGTTATGGATTTGAGAAGGGACAAATAGTACGCGGTAAAGTGTATGAATACACTAGTGATGGTGCATTTGTAGATATTGGTGGTAAATCTCCAGCTTTTCTACCTGTGAGGGAAGCTTCTCTGCAAGGAATTACAGATTTATCTGTGTTGTTACCTTTACAGTCAGAAAGGGAATTTTTAATTATCCGAGAGCAAGATGCAGAAGGACAAGTTACACTTTCTGTAAAGCAGTTAGAAATTAAAGCACAATGGGATAGATTGCTTGATTTACAAGATAGTGGTCAGTCAGTTCAAGTAAGAGTTAGTGGTGTAAATAAAGGTGGGGTAACTGTAGATGTTGAGGGGTTAAGGGGGTTCATTCCGCGATCGCATTTGATCGATCGCAACAACTTAGAAGACTTAATTGGTCAACTGTTAACAGCTACTTTTATTGAGCTAGACCAAAATCGTGGTAAACTCGTACTTTCCCAACGTTTAGCTAGCCAATCGGCCCGATTCAGCGAAATAGAATTAACCCAATTAGTTGAAGGAACAATTTCTAGTATTAAACCATTTGGTTTATTTGTAGACTTGGGCGGTACTAGTGGTTTACTCCACATTAAACAAATTAGCCAAAACTACATTGAATCTTTAACCAATTTATTCAAAATTGGTCAACCAATCAAAGCAATTGTTGTCAATTTAGATGAAGGAAAAAGTCGCATTTCTCTTTCGACCAAAGTGTTAGAAAACTATCCCGGCGAAATGTTAGAAAATATGGCTGAAGTTATGGACTCAGCAGAAGCCCGTGCCGAAAGAGCCAGAAAAAATTTATTAGGTAGTTAA
- a CDS encoding tetratricopeptide repeat protein, whose protein sequence is MNEAVQIKHKLALMDVEAALKIVDQAVFARKKRRLKHVERIVFKGAWLRQSYAEIAKESGYTLTYIRQDIGSKLWKLLTEVLGEPVSKINLQAAVERECDRQRQLKQEGDSPPVKPDIPPDLPNPGSKNPHFIGRQREITDLNSFVHEGAKIILVYGKGGVGKSLLSWEYFTSQDFDLILEVWMAKETEKITNAKSIVEEWLKRHFQEEPRGDFGVTLELLRQKLRDPNRRVGVLIDNLEPALDKHGRLIPAHRDYVELFRVLADPAGNCVTLITSRERIGESAVTFQDYRLEGLEISAWKQFFKNRGISAHSGVLLAMHQAYGGNAKAMHILCGVIKTDWSGDVESYWQANQRNLLIESDLQDLVVSQFKRLQQVDPDAYKLLCRLGCYRYQDVRSMYRDGMMSLLWDVPESQKIRVVKSLRDRSLVEFLKGEYWLHPVICAEARTKLKASEDWKTANIKAAEFWTQSVETADTTEDVIKALEAYYHYVDIGEFELAANVLLQERNYKLNSHGEPEALTVSFGRFGLVQHILSVVIAITHKVTNDYSLAMLYGHTAGLYHQMGDIQTAIEYYQKSSQMAKKYRNSLPKDNVDPKITQELERYNIGILFTTSSCKEALWEIEDAIQSYQEVIALSENTNWHIYAIFSQFSIALLYSRSESEIEKQQAVELLEKSYKAYLELPERMLGAWSHVYCFFAMGIINANFGQNEEAFTMFNRALTYAENSNYARAIGQILTGLAMVNRNQAKYEEAIENHTRAIGILQRITAKKDLADAYYELAHTYQTIGEIEKSKTNFQSAIQVYEAMGAPKQIQKVKQTMKNLPVKSH, encoded by the coding sequence ATGAATGAAGCAGTACAAATTAAACATAAATTGGCACTCATGGATGTAGAAGCAGCACTAAAAATTGTCGATCAAGCAGTGTTTGCTAGGAAAAAAAGACGTTTAAAGCACGTTGAAAGAATAGTATTCAAGGGTGCGTGGTTACGGCAAAGTTATGCTGAGATTGCCAAAGAATCTGGCTATACCCTGACTTATATTAGACAAGATATTGGTTCTAAGTTATGGAAACTGCTGACAGAAGTTTTAGGAGAACCAGTCAGTAAAATAAATCTTCAGGCAGCAGTAGAACGGGAGTGCGATCGACAAAGACAATTAAAGCAAGAAGGAGACTCTCCACCTGTAAAACCTGACATTCCACCCGATCTCCCAAACCCCGGATCTAAAAACCCACACTTCATTGGACGACAGAGGGAAATTACTGACCTCAACTCCTTTGTCCACGAAGGAGCGAAAATCATTCTAGTCTATGGCAAAGGTGGTGTAGGTAAGTCTTTATTATCCTGGGAATATTTCACTTCTCAGGACTTTGACTTAATACTGGAAGTGTGGATGGCAAAAGAAACAGAAAAAATAACCAATGCCAAAAGTATTGTTGAGGAATGGTTAAAGCGACACTTTCAGGAAGAACCAAGAGGAGATTTTGGCGTAACGCTGGAGTTATTGCGACAAAAGTTACGCGATCCAAATCGTCGGGTAGGGGTATTAATTGATAATTTGGAACCTGCTTTAGATAAACACGGGAGATTGATTCCTGCTCATCGAGACTATGTAGAATTATTCCGCGTGTTAGCTGACCCTGCCGGAAATTGTGTAACTTTAATTACCAGTCGAGAAAGAATAGGTGAGTCTGCTGTCACTTTTCAGGATTATCGATTAGAAGGATTAGAAATTTCAGCTTGGAAACAATTTTTCAAAAATCGCGGAATTTCTGCTCATTCTGGTGTGTTATTGGCGATGCACCAAGCTTACGGAGGTAATGCTAAAGCGATGCACATCCTCTGTGGAGTGATTAAAACCGATTGGTCTGGAGATGTGGAAAGTTATTGGCAAGCAAATCAGAGAAATTTGTTAATTGAATCTGATTTACAAGATTTAGTAGTTAGTCAATTTAAGCGTTTACAACAAGTCGATCCCGATGCGTATAAATTACTTTGCCGATTGGGATGTTATCGCTATCAAGATGTTCGTTCGATGTATCGGGATGGAATGATGAGTTTGCTCTGGGATGTTCCAGAATCCCAAAAGATTAGAGTAGTCAAGTCGTTGCGCGATCGATCTTTAGTAGAGTTCCTCAAGGGAGAATACTGGCTGCACCCAGTAATTTGTGCTGAAGCTAGAACCAAACTTAAAGCTAGTGAAGACTGGAAAACTGCAAACATCAAAGCTGCTGAATTTTGGACGCAAAGTGTCGAAACAGCAGACACAACAGAAGATGTAATTAAAGCTTTGGAAGCGTACTATCATTATGTCGATATTGGAGAATTTGAGTTAGCCGCGAATGTACTTTTACAAGAAAGAAATTACAAATTAAATTCTCATGGAGAACCAGAAGCTTTAACAGTTTCTTTTGGTAGATTTGGCTTAGTTCAACACATATTGTCAGTAGTTATTGCTATAACTCATAAAGTGACTAATGACTATTCTTTAGCTATGCTGTATGGACATACAGCTGGACTTTATCATCAAATGGGTGATATTCAAACAGCTATTGAATATTATCAAAAATCTAGTCAAATGGCGAAAAAATATAGAAATTCTTTACCTAAAGATAACGTCGATCCGAAAATCACCCAAGAATTAGAAAGGTATAATATAGGTATTTTATTTACCACTAGTTCCTGTAAAGAAGCTTTATGGGAAATAGAAGACGCAATTCAATCTTACCAAGAAGTTATCGCTTTATCAGAAAATACTAATTGGCATATATATGCGATATTTTCTCAATTTAGTATAGCCTTACTATACTCTCGTAGTGAATCAGAAATAGAAAAACAGCAAGCTGTGGAATTACTAGAAAAAAGCTACAAAGCTTATCTAGAACTTCCTGAAAGAATGCTAGGAGCTTGGAGTCATGTCTACTGTTTCTTTGCTATGGGAATAATTAATGCTAATTTTGGCCAAAATGAAGAAGCATTTACCATGTTTAATCGCGCCTTAACTTATGCAGAAAATAGTAATTATGCGCGAGCTATTGGTCAAATTCTTACTGGATTAGCAATGGTTAATCGCAATCAAGCTAAATATGAAGAAGCGATCGAAAATCATACAAGAGCGATCGGCATTTTGCAAAGAATAACCGCCAAAAAAGACCTAGCCGATGCTTACTACGAACTAGCACACACTTATCAAACAATTGGTGAAATAGAAAAAAGTAAGACTAACTTCCAAAGCGCAATTCAAGTTTATGAAGCAATGGGTGCACCTAAACAAATCCAAAAAGTCAAACAAACAATGAAAAATTTACCAGTAAAATCTCATTGA
- a CDS encoding Uma2 family endonuclease has protein sequence MSENIQPQTSLEDFFKLPETNPVSEFIKGEIIQKPIRQAEHSLLQLEICEAINRAAKTQKIAIAFPELRCTFGDESIVPDVSVFRWEKIPIQSSGRIAQRFEIYPDWAIEILSPQQKQTFVLKKLLHYSQSGTDLGWLIDSETESILVIFPGQQVEIFQGSTQLPVIYGIPLKLTAQQIFSWLTLS, from the coding sequence ATGAGCGAAAATATTCAACCGCAGACTAGTCTTGAGGATTTTTTCAAACTTCCCGAAACTAATCCTGTATCGGAATTTATCAAAGGAGAAATTATTCAGAAACCAATTCGACAAGCCGAACATAGCCTACTTCAGCTGGAAATTTGTGAAGCGATTAATCGAGCAGCTAAAACTCAGAAAATTGCCATAGCATTTCCCGAATTACGCTGCACTTTTGGAGATGAATCGATCGTCCCTGATGTGTCTGTATTCCGTTGGGAAAAAATTCCTATTCAATCATCTGGGAGAATTGCTCAACGGTTTGAAATTTATCCTGATTGGGCGATCGAAATTCTTTCTCCTCAACAGAAACAAACATTTGTGCTAAAAAAATTATTGCATTATTCTCAAAGTGGCACAGACTTAGGTTGGTTGATCGACTCAGAAACAGAAAGTATTCTCGTTATATTTCCCGGTCAGCAAGTGGAAATTTTTCAAGGTTCTACTCAGTTACCTGTAATTTATGGAATTCCCTTAAAACTAACAGCTCAACAAATTTTTAGTTGGTTAACTTTAAGTTAA
- a CDS encoding GntR family transcriptional regulator has product MVQFHIQPDSEIPASTQLFNQIRFAIASRQFPPGHRLPSTRALAMQTGLHRNTISKVYRHLEEIGLVDSQAGSGIYVRAQGHEGGTKIKSPILEQYPEASKIVQESLDQLLAQGCNLSQARELFLGEIDWRLRCSARVLVTAPAYDIGVGELMVQELEQALGIPVQLVPLDQLAKSLEQTHSGTVVTSRYFIGEAEAIVAPKSVRVIPIDIYDYSKEIQVVSTLPKDSCLGLVSLSSGILRASEVIIHSLRGEDLLVMTAQKGDTYKLNALVRSARVIISDQASFATVKDAVVAARDDIIRPPQLVCCENYIGANSINLLKRELGLG; this is encoded by the coding sequence ATGGTTCAATTTCATATTCAGCCTGATAGTGAAATTCCAGCTTCAACTCAGCTATTTAATCAAATTAGGTTTGCGATCGCATCCCGTCAATTCCCACCTGGACATCGCCTTCCCAGCACCAGAGCACTAGCAATGCAAACGGGTTTACACCGCAACACCATTAGCAAAGTCTATCGTCATCTAGAAGAAATTGGCTTAGTTGACTCCCAAGCTGGGTCGGGAATTTACGTTCGCGCTCAAGGTCATGAAGGCGGAACTAAAATTAAATCTCCCATCCTCGAACAATATCCCGAAGCTAGTAAAATTGTCCAAGAAAGCTTAGATCAACTGTTAGCTCAAGGTTGCAATCTCAGCCAAGCTAGAGAGTTATTTTTAGGAGAAATTGATTGGCGGTTACGTTGTAGCGCCCGGGTTCTTGTTACCGCGCCAGCTTATGATATTGGAGTTGGTGAATTAATGGTACAAGAATTAGAACAAGCTTTAGGAATTCCCGTCCAATTAGTTCCATTAGATCAACTAGCAAAATCTTTAGAACAAACTCATTCCGGTACAGTTGTTACTAGTCGCTATTTTATTGGGGAAGCAGAAGCAATAGTTGCACCTAAATCTGTGCGAGTAATTCCGATCGACATTTACGACTACTCCAAAGAAATTCAAGTAGTTAGCACCTTACCAAAAGATAGTTGTTTAGGTTTAGTTAGTCTCAGTTCTGGTATTCTCCGCGCCTCGGAAGTAATCATTCACAGTTTACGCGGTGAAGATTTACTAGTAATGACCGCCCAAAAAGGTGACACTTATAAACTTAACGCCTTAGTTCGTAGCGCCAGAGTTATTATTAGCGATCAAGCCAGTTTCGCTACAGTTAAAGATGCTGTTGTAGCAGCTAGAGATGATATAATTCGTCCCCCGCAATTAGTTTGTTGCGAAAACTATATCGGCGCTAATTCCATTAACTTGCTCAAACGAGAATTAGGTTTAGGTTAA
- a CDS encoding M10 family metallopeptidase, translating to MADTRLRLEDIFDPNYYRQQNPDLGNISDQQALQHFRIYGLQEGRQFSQFFDLAFFEASNPDLASGLNVIALQNFFDTGLPQARQFSPNFDLNYYRASNPDLGNLDNNQLFKHFLNFGLNEGRNFNPLIDLNYYRASNPDLAGLSNRDLFTHFINIGITENRPFLPLFDFNFYLENNRDLSDDDSFLRDAESQDGESITYREVINHWLSSGLNERRRFSPYVDLDYYLSNNQDLVVAGLNGRQAYDHFRNIGVNEGRRFSRFFDTNYYLANNHDLRAAGLTPGQAFNHFVNFGVREGRRGSVLFDPAYYLANNPDIAAAGTSFEDAFKDFQTFGFSQARSSSLWFDPEGIAALLNVRQGPEEQIIQDWLANADKWLDIPIGGTLTYSFVTTASAPLYEGGETGVREVTPEIKNNVRNIMRNLSQYIPINFVEVPDRPPNVGRIRVMFSNGPAGESRDGDVYAYAYFPSDFPGSGLAGDIHLNPDRSLVDFSAGPGSFGYQVLLHEIGHALGLKHPFESLYQLPPGRDNNTNTVMTYNLFPGFYDGSYPITPMAFDIRALQYLYGATYYNQGDTTYNFDYNNFIGPNQNDGRNGFKQTIWDAGGVDTLNFSALPPIPGGYYFNMNEGGQNTTQFALNGSVYSIPNPGSTDTEPLPRIPLLTDSFGTSIGFGVQIENLFGSQGDDEILGNNLSNFIVGGPGNDNITGAGGLDLLAGGDGSDIFTFASGDGSRNPATTDVIADFQPGIDKIGLSLGLPSSLIAITQGTGANAADTFIWVPSSGEYLAILKNIPAFLVGFNDLIPV from the coding sequence ATGGCTGATACTCGTTTAAGACTAGAAGATATTTTCGACCCCAATTACTATCGCCAACAAAATCCCGATTTAGGAAACATCAGCGACCAACAAGCATTACAGCATTTCCGAATTTATGGTTTACAAGAAGGCAGACAATTTTCACAATTTTTTGACTTAGCTTTTTTTGAAGCAAGTAATCCCGACTTAGCAAGTGGACTTAATGTTATCGCCTTACAAAACTTTTTCGATACGGGACTTCCTCAAGCACGACAATTTTCGCCAAATTTTGACCTGAATTACTATCGAGCAAGTAACCCAGATTTAGGCAATTTAGACAACAACCAACTATTTAAGCACTTTCTTAATTTTGGACTCAATGAAGGGCGAAACTTTAATCCTTTAATAGATTTGAATTATTATCGAGCTTCTAACCCAGATTTAGCTGGATTGAGCAATCGAGATTTGTTTACTCACTTTATCAACATTGGAATAACAGAAAATCGACCTTTTCTACCATTGTTTGATTTCAATTTTTATTTAGAAAACAACAGAGATTTATCGGATGATGATTCTTTTTTAAGAGATGCTGAATCTCAAGATGGAGAATCAATAACTTACAGGGAAGTAATTAACCATTGGTTGAGTAGTGGTTTAAATGAAAGACGGCGATTCAGCCCTTATGTTGACCTTGATTACTATCTAAGTAACAATCAAGACTTGGTTGTAGCTGGCTTAAACGGGCGACAAGCTTACGATCATTTTAGAAATATTGGAGTAAATGAAGGACGGCGCTTTTCCCGATTTTTTGATACTAACTATTATCTAGCTAATAACCATGATTTACGGGCTGCTGGGCTTACTCCCGGACAAGCATTCAATCATTTCGTAAACTTTGGTGTAAGAGAAGGTCGTCGTGGTTCAGTATTATTTGATCCAGCATATTATCTAGCAAATAACCCAGACATAGCAGCAGCGGGAACTTCATTTGAAGATGCTTTCAAGGATTTTCAAACCTTTGGTTTTAGTCAAGCACGTTCTTCATCTTTGTGGTTCGATCCAGAAGGAATTGCAGCTTTATTAAATGTACGTCAGGGGCCAGAGGAACAAATTATACAGGACTGGCTAGCAAATGCAGATAAATGGTTAGATATTCCCATTGGTGGCACATTAACCTACAGCTTTGTCACCACTGCTAGCGCCCCTTTGTATGAAGGTGGAGAAACTGGAGTTAGAGAAGTAACACCGGAAATTAAAAATAATGTTCGCAACATTATGCGAAATCTTTCCCAATATATTCCGATCAATTTTGTCGAAGTTCCTGACAGGCCACCTAACGTTGGTAGAATCCGAGTTATGTTTTCTAATGGGCCAGCAGGTGAATCTCGTGATGGAGATGTATATGCCTACGCCTACTTCCCTTCAGACTTTCCCGGCTCAGGTCTTGCGGGCGACATACATTTAAACCCCGATCGCAGTTTAGTAGATTTTTCTGCTGGTCCAGGTAGCTTTGGTTATCAAGTTTTACTACACGAGATAGGTCATGCGTTAGGTCTAAAACATCCCTTTGAAAGCCTATATCAACTGCCACCAGGTAGAGATAACAACACTAATACGGTAATGACCTACAATTTGTTTCCTGGTTTTTACGATGGGTCATACCCTATTACTCCAATGGCATTCGATATTCGCGCCTTGCAATATTTGTACGGCGCAACATATTACAACCAAGGCGACACAACTTATAACTTTGATTACAACAACTTTATTGGCCCAAATCAAAACGATGGCAGAAACGGTTTCAAACAAACAATTTGGGATGCTGGTGGAGTAGATACTCTCAATTTTTCTGCATTACCACCAATTCCAGGTGGGTATTATTTCAACATGAACGAAGGTGGACAAAATACCACTCAATTTGCCCTCAATGGTTCGGTTTATTCTATTCCTAACCCTGGTAGTACAGACACAGAACCTCTACCTCGGATTCCTTTACTCACTGATAGTTTTGGCACATCAATTGGTTTTGGAGTCCAAATTGAAAACCTCTTTGGTTCCCAAGGAGATGATGAAATTTTAGGTAATAACTTGTCTAATTTTATTGTTGGTGGGCCAGGTAATGATAACATCACTGGTGCTGGCGGTTTAGATCTTTTAGCTGGTGGTGATGGCAGTGATATCTTTACCTTCGCTTCAGGAGATGGTAGTCGAAATCCTGCCACTACAGACGTTATTGCTGACTTCCAACCAGGCATAGATAAAATTGGTTTAAGTCTAGGTTTGCCATCATCATTAATAGCAATCACTCAAGGTACAGGTGCAAATGCAGCCGATACTTTTATTTGGGTTCCTAGTTCAGGTGAATACTTAGCAATTTTGAAAAATATCCCGGCATTTTTAGTAGGATTTAATGACCTAATTCCTGTTTAA